A part of Andrena cerasifolii isolate SP2316 chromosome 10, iyAndCera1_principal, whole genome shotgun sequence genomic DNA contains:
- the Alpha-cat gene encoding catenin alpha isoform X1, producing the protein MILCKVIWHCVIDSFQTIKMSDHFGPITLKWDPKNLEIRTMSVEKTLEPLVLQVTTLVNTKGPSKKKKGKSKRASALVGTVEKATTNFIEKGEQIAYENPDITAEMLSAVEEVRKTGAAMSIAAREFSEDPCSSLKRGNMVRAARNLLSAVTRLLILADMVDVHLLLKSLHVVEEDLQKLKNASSQGELLENIKQFGRNASELMNQAAKRQQELKDPQLRDDLAAARAVLKKHSTMLLTASKVYVRHPELAAAKANRDYVLKQVCEAVNTINDVAQGKTPDDSQHPYEGPGELAAALDDFDERMVMSPLAYNEVRTRPSLEERLESIISGAALMADSSCTRDERRERIVAECNAVRQALQDLLSEYMNNLQLARGERRMGVKEQSEGLERAIDHMCRKTRDLRRQLRKAVVDHVSDSFLETSVPLLVLIEAARNGRDKEVEEYALVFTEHANKLVEVANLVCSMSGNEDGVKMVRYAAAQIGNLCPQVINAARVLAARNRSKVALDNMEVFRQAWENQVRVLTEAVDDITTIDDFLAVSENHILEDVNKCVLALQEGDADTLDRTAGAIRGRSARVCNVVQAEMDNYEPCIYTKRVLEAVKVLREQVMPKFAQRVEVAVDALGSNPAKDVDENDFIDASRLVYDGVREIRRAVLMNRADEDLDPEDVELDEHYTLETRSKSSAQTGEHGVDEYPEISGITTAREAMRKMPEEDKQKILQQVEYFKSEKLKFDKEVAKWDDAGNDIIVLAKHMCMIMMEMTDFTRGRGPLKTTMDVINAAKKISEAGTKLDKLTRQIADQCPESSTKKDLLAYLQRIALYCHQMNITSKVKADVQNISGELIVSGLDSATSLIQAAKNLMNAVVLTVKASYVASTKYPRQSTVTSPIVVWKMKAPEKKPLVRPERPEEVRAKVRKGSQKKVQNPIHALSEFQSPTESV; encoded by the exons ATGATACTCTGCAAAGTGATATGGCATTGCGT AATTGATTCATTTCAAACAATCAAGATGTCCGATCACTTTGGTCCGATAACTTTGAAGTGGGATCCAAAGAACTTAGAGATTCGCACCATGTCTGTAGAGAAGACATTGGAGCCTTTAGTTTTGCAAGTGACTACTCTTGTAAATACAAAAGGTCCcagcaagaagaagaaaggaaaatcAAAGAGAGCTAGCGCTTTGGTTGGAACAGTGGAAAAAGCAACCACTAATTTCATAGAGAAAGGTGAACAAATCGCTTATGAAAATCCTGACATTACTGCTGAAATGTTGAGCGCTGTCGAAGAAGTAAGAAAAACAGGCGCAGCGATGAGCATTGCTGCCAG GGAATTCTCAGAGGATCCTTGCTCCTCTCTGAAACGAGGTAATATGGTCCGCGCTGCAAGAAATCTGCTGTCTGCGGTGACCCGCTTGCTGATTTTGGCGGATATGGTCGATGTGCATTTGTTGCTGAAATCGCTACACGTAGTCGAGGAAGATTTACAAAAGTTGAAGAATGCATCTTCGCAGGGTGAATTATTGGAGAATATCAAACAGTTTGGGCGAAATGCGTCAGAACTTATGAATCAAGCTGCGAAACGTCAGCAAGAGTTAAAAGATCCTCAGCTGCGAGATGACTTGGCAGCGGCAAGAGCTGTCCTCAAGAAGCATTCTACTATGCTTCTTACCGCTTCCAAGGTTTACGTCCGACATCCCGAGCTTGCCGCGGCGAAAGCAAATCGCGACTATGTATTGAAGCAAGTTTGCGAAGCTGTGAATACTATCAATGACGTGGCGCAAGGAAAAACTCCGGACGATAGTCAGCATCCTTACGAAGGGCCCGGAGAATTAGCTGCCGCTTTAGATGATTTCGACGAAAGAATGGTGATGTCTCCGCTGGCGTACAATGAAGTGCGTACAAGACCCAGTCTCGAGGAAAGATTGGAGAGCATTATCAGCGGTGCTGCACTGATGGCAGATTCTTCGTGTACTCGAGACGAACGTAGAGAACGCATTGTTGCCGAATGTAACGCAGTCAGGCAGGCGCTTCAAGATTTACTCAGCGAATACATGAATAAT TTACAGCTCGCTCGGGGCGAAAGACGG ATGGGTGTGAAGGAACAATCGGAAGGCTTAGAAAGAGCAATTGATCACATGTGCAGAAAGACGCGCGATCTTCGTAGACAGTTACGAAAGGCTGTAGTAGACCATGTGTCTGATAGCTTTTTGGAAACTAGCGTACCTTTATTGGTTCTGATCGAAGCTGCGAGAAATGGCCGTGATAAGGAAGTAGAGGAGTATGCGCTTGTCTTCACGGAACACGCGAACAAGTTAGTGGAG GTTGCCAATCTGGTGTGCAGTATGTCAGGGAACGAAGACGGCGTGAAAATGGTTCGTTATGCGGCGGCTCAGATTGGAAACTTGTGCCCCCAAGTAATTAACGCGGCACGTGTCTTGGCAGCTCGAAATCGATCTAAAGTAGCCCTAGATAACATGGAGGTATTTCGGCAAGCGTGGGAGAACCAAGTGAGAGTATTAACAGAAGCTGTCGACGATATTACGACCATCGACGATTTCTTGGCTGTGTCCGAGAATCATATCTTGGAAGACGTAAATAAATGCGTGCTGGCATTGCAAGAAGGCGATGCCGATACTTTAGATAGAACCGCGGGTGCTATCCGTGGACGATCAGCCCGAGTGTGTAACGTTGTTCAAGCAGAAATGGATAACTACGAACCTTGTATCTATACAAAACGTGTGTTGGAAGCGGTGAAAGTTCTCAGGGAGCAAGTGATGCCGAAATTCGCGCAGCGAGTAGAGGTCGCGGTAGACGCTTTGGGTAGTAATCCCGCCAAAGATGTGGATGAGAATGATTTTATAGATGCTTCGAGGCTAGTTTACGACGGAGTCCGTGAAATTAGACGTGCTGTACTGATGAATAGA GCGGATGAGGACTTGGATCCGGAAGACGTTGAGCTCGACGAGCATTATACATTGGAAACACGAAGTAAATCGAGTGCTCAGACAGGTGAGCATGGGGTCGATGAATACCCAGAAATTAGTGGTATTACAACAGCTCGCGAAGCCATGCGTAAGATGCCAGAGGAAGACAAGCAGAAGATCCTGCAACAAGTGGAATActtcaagagcgagaagttgaaGTTCGATAAGGAGGTCGCGAAATGGGACGATGCGGGAAATGACATTATTGTCCTGGCCAAGCATATGTGTATGATTATGATGGAGATGACAGACTTTACTAGAGGTCGTGGACCTTTAAAGACCACTATGGATGTGATTAATGCTGCAAAGAAAATCTCCGAGGCTGGAACAAAGTTAGATAAATTGACTAGGCAGATTGCAGATCAGTGTCCCGAAAGTTCTACCAAGAAAGATCTTTTGGCATATTTGCAGCGTATAGCGCTGTATTGCCATCAAATGAATATTACAAGTAAAGTTAAAGCTGATGTGCAAAACATTAGCGGAGAGTTAATTGTGTCTGGACTGGACAGCGCAACTTCCCTTATTCAAGCAGCTAAGAATCTGATGAATGCTGTTGTTCTTACTGTTAAAGCTTCGTATGTCGCATCAACAAAATATCCTCGACAATCTACGGTAACT TCTCCAATCGTTGTTTGGAAAATGAAGGCACCAGAGAAGAAACCATTGGTACGCCCAGAGAGACCGGAAGAAGTTAGGGCAAAAGTACGCAAGGGCTCACAGAAAAAGGTGCAAAATCCGATACATGCGCTTTCAGAATTTCAGAGTCCAACAGAAAGCGTTTGA
- the Alpha-cat gene encoding catenin alpha isoform X2, which produces MILCKVIWHCVIDSFQTIKMSDHFGPITLKWDPKNLEIRTMSVEKTLEPLVLQVTTLVNTKGPSKKKKGKSKRASALVGTVEKATTNFIEKGEQIAYENPDITAEMLSAVEEVRKTGAAMSIAAREFSEDPCSSLKRGNMVRAARNLLSAVTRLLILADMVDVHLLLKSLHVVEEDLQKLKNASSQGELLENIKQFGRNASELMNQAAKRQQELKDPQLRDDLAAARAVLKKHSTMLLTASKVYVRHPELAAAKANRDYVLKQVCEAVNTINDVAQGKTPDDSQHPYEGPGELAAALDDFDERMVMSPLAYNEVRTRPSLEERLESIISGAALMADSSCTRDERRERIVAECNAVRQALQDLLSEYMNNMGVKEQSEGLERAIDHMCRKTRDLRRQLRKAVVDHVSDSFLETSVPLLVLIEAARNGRDKEVEEYALVFTEHANKLVEVANLVCSMSGNEDGVKMVRYAAAQIGNLCPQVINAARVLAARNRSKVALDNMEVFRQAWENQVRVLTEAVDDITTIDDFLAVSENHILEDVNKCVLALQEGDADTLDRTAGAIRGRSARVCNVVQAEMDNYEPCIYTKRVLEAVKVLREQVMPKFAQRVEVAVDALGSNPAKDVDENDFIDASRLVYDGVREIRRAVLMNRADEDLDPEDVELDEHYTLETRSKSSAQTGEHGVDEYPEISGITTAREAMRKMPEEDKQKILQQVEYFKSEKLKFDKEVAKWDDAGNDIIVLAKHMCMIMMEMTDFTRGRGPLKTTMDVINAAKKISEAGTKLDKLTRQIADQCPESSTKKDLLAYLQRIALYCHQMNITSKVKADVQNISGELIVSGLDSATSLIQAAKNLMNAVVLTVKASYVASTKYPRQSTVTSPIVVWKMKAPEKKPLVRPERPEEVRAKVRKGSQKKVQNPIHALSEFQSPTESV; this is translated from the exons ATGATACTCTGCAAAGTGATATGGCATTGCGT AATTGATTCATTTCAAACAATCAAGATGTCCGATCACTTTGGTCCGATAACTTTGAAGTGGGATCCAAAGAACTTAGAGATTCGCACCATGTCTGTAGAGAAGACATTGGAGCCTTTAGTTTTGCAAGTGACTACTCTTGTAAATACAAAAGGTCCcagcaagaagaagaaaggaaaatcAAAGAGAGCTAGCGCTTTGGTTGGAACAGTGGAAAAAGCAACCACTAATTTCATAGAGAAAGGTGAACAAATCGCTTATGAAAATCCTGACATTACTGCTGAAATGTTGAGCGCTGTCGAAGAAGTAAGAAAAACAGGCGCAGCGATGAGCATTGCTGCCAG GGAATTCTCAGAGGATCCTTGCTCCTCTCTGAAACGAGGTAATATGGTCCGCGCTGCAAGAAATCTGCTGTCTGCGGTGACCCGCTTGCTGATTTTGGCGGATATGGTCGATGTGCATTTGTTGCTGAAATCGCTACACGTAGTCGAGGAAGATTTACAAAAGTTGAAGAATGCATCTTCGCAGGGTGAATTATTGGAGAATATCAAACAGTTTGGGCGAAATGCGTCAGAACTTATGAATCAAGCTGCGAAACGTCAGCAAGAGTTAAAAGATCCTCAGCTGCGAGATGACTTGGCAGCGGCAAGAGCTGTCCTCAAGAAGCATTCTACTATGCTTCTTACCGCTTCCAAGGTTTACGTCCGACATCCCGAGCTTGCCGCGGCGAAAGCAAATCGCGACTATGTATTGAAGCAAGTTTGCGAAGCTGTGAATACTATCAATGACGTGGCGCAAGGAAAAACTCCGGACGATAGTCAGCATCCTTACGAAGGGCCCGGAGAATTAGCTGCCGCTTTAGATGATTTCGACGAAAGAATGGTGATGTCTCCGCTGGCGTACAATGAAGTGCGTACAAGACCCAGTCTCGAGGAAAGATTGGAGAGCATTATCAGCGGTGCTGCACTGATGGCAGATTCTTCGTGTACTCGAGACGAACGTAGAGAACGCATTGTTGCCGAATGTAACGCAGTCAGGCAGGCGCTTCAAGATTTACTCAGCGAATACATGAATAAT ATGGGTGTGAAGGAACAATCGGAAGGCTTAGAAAGAGCAATTGATCACATGTGCAGAAAGACGCGCGATCTTCGTAGACAGTTACGAAAGGCTGTAGTAGACCATGTGTCTGATAGCTTTTTGGAAACTAGCGTACCTTTATTGGTTCTGATCGAAGCTGCGAGAAATGGCCGTGATAAGGAAGTAGAGGAGTATGCGCTTGTCTTCACGGAACACGCGAACAAGTTAGTGGAG GTTGCCAATCTGGTGTGCAGTATGTCAGGGAACGAAGACGGCGTGAAAATGGTTCGTTATGCGGCGGCTCAGATTGGAAACTTGTGCCCCCAAGTAATTAACGCGGCACGTGTCTTGGCAGCTCGAAATCGATCTAAAGTAGCCCTAGATAACATGGAGGTATTTCGGCAAGCGTGGGAGAACCAAGTGAGAGTATTAACAGAAGCTGTCGACGATATTACGACCATCGACGATTTCTTGGCTGTGTCCGAGAATCATATCTTGGAAGACGTAAATAAATGCGTGCTGGCATTGCAAGAAGGCGATGCCGATACTTTAGATAGAACCGCGGGTGCTATCCGTGGACGATCAGCCCGAGTGTGTAACGTTGTTCAAGCAGAAATGGATAACTACGAACCTTGTATCTATACAAAACGTGTGTTGGAAGCGGTGAAAGTTCTCAGGGAGCAAGTGATGCCGAAATTCGCGCAGCGAGTAGAGGTCGCGGTAGACGCTTTGGGTAGTAATCCCGCCAAAGATGTGGATGAGAATGATTTTATAGATGCTTCGAGGCTAGTTTACGACGGAGTCCGTGAAATTAGACGTGCTGTACTGATGAATAGA GCGGATGAGGACTTGGATCCGGAAGACGTTGAGCTCGACGAGCATTATACATTGGAAACACGAAGTAAATCGAGTGCTCAGACAGGTGAGCATGGGGTCGATGAATACCCAGAAATTAGTGGTATTACAACAGCTCGCGAAGCCATGCGTAAGATGCCAGAGGAAGACAAGCAGAAGATCCTGCAACAAGTGGAATActtcaagagcgagaagttgaaGTTCGATAAGGAGGTCGCGAAATGGGACGATGCGGGAAATGACATTATTGTCCTGGCCAAGCATATGTGTATGATTATGATGGAGATGACAGACTTTACTAGAGGTCGTGGACCTTTAAAGACCACTATGGATGTGATTAATGCTGCAAAGAAAATCTCCGAGGCTGGAACAAAGTTAGATAAATTGACTAGGCAGATTGCAGATCAGTGTCCCGAAAGTTCTACCAAGAAAGATCTTTTGGCATATTTGCAGCGTATAGCGCTGTATTGCCATCAAATGAATATTACAAGTAAAGTTAAAGCTGATGTGCAAAACATTAGCGGAGAGTTAATTGTGTCTGGACTGGACAGCGCAACTTCCCTTATTCAAGCAGCTAAGAATCTGATGAATGCTGTTGTTCTTACTGTTAAAGCTTCGTATGTCGCATCAACAAAATATCCTCGACAATCTACGGTAACT TCTCCAATCGTTGTTTGGAAAATGAAGGCACCAGAGAAGAAACCATTGGTACGCCCAGAGAGACCGGAAGAAGTTAGGGCAAAAGTACGCAAGGGCTCACAGAAAAAGGTGCAAAATCCGATACATGCGCTTTCAGAATTTCAGAGTCCAACAGAAAGCGTTTGA
- the Alpha-cat gene encoding catenin alpha isoform X3, protein MSDHFGPITLKWDPKNLEIRTMSVEKTLEPLVLQVTTLVNTKGPSKKKKGKSKRASALVGTVEKATTNFIEKGEQIAYENPDITAEMLSAVEEVRKTGAAMSIAAREFSEDPCSSLKRGNMVRAARNLLSAVTRLLILADMVDVHLLLKSLHVVEEDLQKLKNASSQGELLENIKQFGRNASELMNQAAKRQQELKDPQLRDDLAAARAVLKKHSTMLLTASKVYVRHPELAAAKANRDYVLKQVCEAVNTINDVAQGKTPDDSQHPYEGPGELAAALDDFDERMVMSPLAYNEVRTRPSLEERLESIISGAALMADSSCTRDERRERIVAECNAVRQALQDLLSEYMNNLQLARGERRMGVKEQSEGLERAIDHMCRKTRDLRRQLRKAVVDHVSDSFLETSVPLLVLIEAARNGRDKEVEEYALVFTEHANKLVEVANLVCSMSGNEDGVKMVRYAAAQIGNLCPQVINAARVLAARNRSKVALDNMEVFRQAWENQVRVLTEAVDDITTIDDFLAVSENHILEDVNKCVLALQEGDADTLDRTAGAIRGRSARVCNVVQAEMDNYEPCIYTKRVLEAVKVLREQVMPKFAQRVEVAVDALGSNPAKDVDENDFIDASRLVYDGVREIRRAVLMNRADEDLDPEDVELDEHYTLETRSKSSAQTGEHGVDEYPEISGITTAREAMRKMPEEDKQKILQQVEYFKSEKLKFDKEVAKWDDAGNDIIVLAKHMCMIMMEMTDFTRGRGPLKTTMDVINAAKKISEAGTKLDKLTRQIADQCPESSTKKDLLAYLQRIALYCHQMNITSKVKADVQNISGELIVSGLDSATSLIQAAKNLMNAVVLTVKASYVASTKYPRQSTVTSPIVVWKMKAPEKKPLVRPERPEEVRAKVRKGSQKKVQNPIHALSEFQSPTESV, encoded by the exons ATGTCCGATCACTTTGGTCCGATAACTTTGAAGTGGGATCCAAAGAACTTAGAGATTCGCACCATGTCTGTAGAGAAGACATTGGAGCCTTTAGTTTTGCAAGTGACTACTCTTGTAAATACAAAAGGTCCcagcaagaagaagaaaggaaaatcAAAGAGAGCTAGCGCTTTGGTTGGAACAGTGGAAAAAGCAACCACTAATTTCATAGAGAAAGGTGAACAAATCGCTTATGAAAATCCTGACATTACTGCTGAAATGTTGAGCGCTGTCGAAGAAGTAAGAAAAACAGGCGCAGCGATGAGCATTGCTGCCAG GGAATTCTCAGAGGATCCTTGCTCCTCTCTGAAACGAGGTAATATGGTCCGCGCTGCAAGAAATCTGCTGTCTGCGGTGACCCGCTTGCTGATTTTGGCGGATATGGTCGATGTGCATTTGTTGCTGAAATCGCTACACGTAGTCGAGGAAGATTTACAAAAGTTGAAGAATGCATCTTCGCAGGGTGAATTATTGGAGAATATCAAACAGTTTGGGCGAAATGCGTCAGAACTTATGAATCAAGCTGCGAAACGTCAGCAAGAGTTAAAAGATCCTCAGCTGCGAGATGACTTGGCAGCGGCAAGAGCTGTCCTCAAGAAGCATTCTACTATGCTTCTTACCGCTTCCAAGGTTTACGTCCGACATCCCGAGCTTGCCGCGGCGAAAGCAAATCGCGACTATGTATTGAAGCAAGTTTGCGAAGCTGTGAATACTATCAATGACGTGGCGCAAGGAAAAACTCCGGACGATAGTCAGCATCCTTACGAAGGGCCCGGAGAATTAGCTGCCGCTTTAGATGATTTCGACGAAAGAATGGTGATGTCTCCGCTGGCGTACAATGAAGTGCGTACAAGACCCAGTCTCGAGGAAAGATTGGAGAGCATTATCAGCGGTGCTGCACTGATGGCAGATTCTTCGTGTACTCGAGACGAACGTAGAGAACGCATTGTTGCCGAATGTAACGCAGTCAGGCAGGCGCTTCAAGATTTACTCAGCGAATACATGAATAAT TTACAGCTCGCTCGGGGCGAAAGACGG ATGGGTGTGAAGGAACAATCGGAAGGCTTAGAAAGAGCAATTGATCACATGTGCAGAAAGACGCGCGATCTTCGTAGACAGTTACGAAAGGCTGTAGTAGACCATGTGTCTGATAGCTTTTTGGAAACTAGCGTACCTTTATTGGTTCTGATCGAAGCTGCGAGAAATGGCCGTGATAAGGAAGTAGAGGAGTATGCGCTTGTCTTCACGGAACACGCGAACAAGTTAGTGGAG GTTGCCAATCTGGTGTGCAGTATGTCAGGGAACGAAGACGGCGTGAAAATGGTTCGTTATGCGGCGGCTCAGATTGGAAACTTGTGCCCCCAAGTAATTAACGCGGCACGTGTCTTGGCAGCTCGAAATCGATCTAAAGTAGCCCTAGATAACATGGAGGTATTTCGGCAAGCGTGGGAGAACCAAGTGAGAGTATTAACAGAAGCTGTCGACGATATTACGACCATCGACGATTTCTTGGCTGTGTCCGAGAATCATATCTTGGAAGACGTAAATAAATGCGTGCTGGCATTGCAAGAAGGCGATGCCGATACTTTAGATAGAACCGCGGGTGCTATCCGTGGACGATCAGCCCGAGTGTGTAACGTTGTTCAAGCAGAAATGGATAACTACGAACCTTGTATCTATACAAAACGTGTGTTGGAAGCGGTGAAAGTTCTCAGGGAGCAAGTGATGCCGAAATTCGCGCAGCGAGTAGAGGTCGCGGTAGACGCTTTGGGTAGTAATCCCGCCAAAGATGTGGATGAGAATGATTTTATAGATGCTTCGAGGCTAGTTTACGACGGAGTCCGTGAAATTAGACGTGCTGTACTGATGAATAGA GCGGATGAGGACTTGGATCCGGAAGACGTTGAGCTCGACGAGCATTATACATTGGAAACACGAAGTAAATCGAGTGCTCAGACAGGTGAGCATGGGGTCGATGAATACCCAGAAATTAGTGGTATTACAACAGCTCGCGAAGCCATGCGTAAGATGCCAGAGGAAGACAAGCAGAAGATCCTGCAACAAGTGGAATActtcaagagcgagaagttgaaGTTCGATAAGGAGGTCGCGAAATGGGACGATGCGGGAAATGACATTATTGTCCTGGCCAAGCATATGTGTATGATTATGATGGAGATGACAGACTTTACTAGAGGTCGTGGACCTTTAAAGACCACTATGGATGTGATTAATGCTGCAAAGAAAATCTCCGAGGCTGGAACAAAGTTAGATAAATTGACTAGGCAGATTGCAGATCAGTGTCCCGAAAGTTCTACCAAGAAAGATCTTTTGGCATATTTGCAGCGTATAGCGCTGTATTGCCATCAAATGAATATTACAAGTAAAGTTAAAGCTGATGTGCAAAACATTAGCGGAGAGTTAATTGTGTCTGGACTGGACAGCGCAACTTCCCTTATTCAAGCAGCTAAGAATCTGATGAATGCTGTTGTTCTTACTGTTAAAGCTTCGTATGTCGCATCAACAAAATATCCTCGACAATCTACGGTAACT TCTCCAATCGTTGTTTGGAAAATGAAGGCACCAGAGAAGAAACCATTGGTACGCCCAGAGAGACCGGAAGAAGTTAGGGCAAAAGTACGCAAGGGCTCACAGAAAAAGGTGCAAAATCCGATACATGCGCTTTCAGAATTTCAGAGTCCAACAGAAAGCGTTTGA